From the genome of Syntrophorhabdaceae bacterium:
CCTCCGTTCTGTATTGTACATCAACTTTGGTATCCACGAAAAGCATTATATATCACTTTTCTCCACTCTTATTCAAATGAAACTCCATAACATTTTTGCCTCTATTGAGTAAAGCACAATGCCTTTTATTTTTTTCATCTATTTTGCCTCAAGCCTTTTGTGCATTAGCCACAACCCAACCAAGGTGCCGGCTATCAAATCTATGGGGAACACCATGGGCACAGCGAGATGAATCGACGACCTTGTCAATTCTTTTGTCCAATCATCCATATATTATTACCTTTCCGATGAATCGAATGTATAGCTACCAAACACCTTTAGGTAAAGCGCCTCTCTCAACATCTCTTCAGGGAGACTGTCATAGATTTTGCCTTTATAGACATAGGAATTGCAATTTGTTTCTTTTCCTATGAGGTCAGAACAGGATGGGCATTTAGTGAGAACCCTCTGCTTCTTTTCTAAGATGTCCATGATGTCTTTCCCGTTTATTCTCACCGTATTTGATTTGTCTATGCTGTCTTCATTCAGTGAAATCTCTTTCAGTTCAACATGGATATAAGGATTTTCAGCCTGAAACTCTTTGACTACCTTGCGGACAAGATCAGTGCTTTCACTACACCTGCAACAGGTAGTGCCATTTTTCTCATAACGGAACAATTCAATGATAACTTTTTTGTCCATCTTTTCCCCTTCCTGAAATCCTGAATTTTACCTTGGAAACCTTTATTAAGGAAATCATTTCAGGTGATCCTCTCCTGAATGTATTCAATAAATTTATTCTTCTACCTATTTTCTATCTACGATTTGCCTATGAAAGTGCCCACAACAATAGCCATAGGTAGGTAGTCCTGTTCCTTTTTTAAAGACCATTATCTTCCTTCAAAAGAGCAACTGATAAGATAAATATTCAGTATCTCATGTATTTTATGCAGCACTTGCTTTTATGTCAAGAACAAGACAAAACTTACAGGATAAAAATAAAGATACCTGCAAAATAAGATTGTGCAAAAGTCAAAGAAGAGGTTCAAATTAAAGGCTTAAATAAACAAGGGTATAAAGCAAACACCTTCCAAATTTTGAGGAATAAAAAAGTGGGGTTTGAGGTGAACGTTTTTTGTTGTCATTATCTCTTGATATCTGGTGGAATGGCAGGTTATTTTATATAAAAAACAGGAGGTGCAGTATGTCTCTTTTTAAAGTAATAGGCTGAGTTACCTGAGTTGATCCCAATGCACCGACAGTTAGTCGGAAGACAATCAGATTTGTAGATGGAACACAGATTGCTCTAAGCAATCTCCATGAGATAATGGCAGAACTTAATTCTGTAGGTAAAAAGCCAAACAAGGAAACTATAGATGAGATTATTGCCGGTTTGGAAGCAATGGGCAATTACATACCGGATTCAGAGGTTATAAGGAGAGACTATAGGAATGTTTTAATGAAGGAATACCAGGAATTTATTGAATTTCATGGAAATCAAAAGGCAAAACAAGAGGATCCTGACAATAAAAGAAAAAAATAAACAACAGAGATAATACAGAATGTATTTTATGGAATTAATATGTTTGAAGTTAATGAAAAGGTAAAGGCAACGATAAAAACATAATAGGTCCTGAAAAAATCCTGCTACAATTAGGATAGTAGAACAGGGGTTTAGAGATAATATTCCCCTTGGATTAGCTCTCGATGAGCCAAAGGAAAACGACAAAAAATTTATAAATGAAAATATAACCTTTTAAAAGATAATGACTTATTTGTATGAGTTAAACCATTTTATATTGATTTTATAGAGATAAATAAGGGCAGCCGGCTTTACATAATATTGAGCCTTTCTCCTGCATATGGTGAATGTTTTTCATCATGACTCGATATAACGCAGACGCCTGAGCTTTATCACCACGTAAACCTCTTTTCCCTCTTCAATTGAAAGCTCATCAAATGCGTTTTCAGGTAGCTCTGCAAGGAGGTTGTTCTTCCCTATAGACACCCTTACCCTGACGGTTGAATTTAGTTTGGTAATCTTTTCAACTATACCTATGAATCTGTTTAGGGCAGGGCCTGGAGGCATGATATCTGAAATGTAGATATCTTCCGGTGGAATGGCAATCTTTTTGATATCACTGCCATCGTAAGGCAGCACCATCTTCATCTTATCTGAAATTACCTCGACCAACCCAGAAGCAAGTATACGAGAACTAGTGCATTCTATTATATTCGGCATACCTACAAACTGTGATACACAGTCGTTCTTTGGATTAAAGAAAAATTCCTTAGGTGTAGAAACCTGCTCAATTCTCCCGTCTGATATAAAGGCAATCCTGTCGGCAATCTCACCGGCTTCTCTTAAGTCATGGGTTATGTAAACAGTTGTTATTCTAAGTTTTCTCAATATAACCATTAATTCGTTTCTTAGATATTTTGCAGTTTGATGGTCAAGACTCGATGTGGGTTCATCAAGGAGGAGTATCTGCGGAGACGGCGCCAGTGACCTTGCAAGGGCAACCCTTTTTTTCTCGCCGCCGGAGAGCATATGGGGAAAACGGCCTGAAAGGTGCTTTATGCGCACCATTTCCATGAGCGAATCAACACGATTTTTAATTACATCCTCTTCTAAGCCCATAGTTTTTAAGCCAAAAGAGATATTTGATTCGACAGTCATATGGGGGAAAAGGGCAAGCCCTTGAAAAAGGTAGCCCACACCCCTTTTTTTAGGAGAAATCTTATCAACGCACACGTCACCAATAAAAACGTTTCCAGAGTAATTTGTAACGCCTGCAATAATATTAAGAAGCGTTGTTTTCCCAGCGCCTGTTGAACCCACTATAACAAATATCTCCCCGTCATTTATTGTGAGGTTTAAATCTCTGCAGATATGTTTACTTACATTTACAAGTCTGATATCAGGCATAATTGCTCCATTTGCCCACTAAATATCTTTCTGCAAGCGTAAATATCTTTTCAAATATGAGGCACATAATGGAAAGCACTATAAGACAGACCATTATTATATCAACCCTAACAAGACTTTCCGCCTGCATGAGAAGAGCGCCTATGCCGGTTGGGATGGCGACCATCTCTGCTGCCACAAGAACCCTCCATGACATCCCGGCTTCCAGTTTCAAGCCGGTAAATATGTTGGGAAGAGCCAAAGGCACAACCACCTTAAATAATATCCTCATATTAGACGCTCCAAGTGTTTCTGCGGCATATATATATCTTTTATCAACATTTTTGATGCCTGTAGTGGTATTGTATACTACAGGAAAAAACGAACAGATAAAAATGATTGTAATAGGAAGCATCTCATTGATGCCTATCCATAACATCAAAAGCGGTAGCCATCCAAGTGCAGGTATCGGGTATAAAAGGCTAATAATTGGGTTTAACGCCTTATTGACAATGTCCTTCCATCCCATTAAAATTCCCACTGCAATGCCTGTAATGGAGCCTGTTATAAGACCTATAAGCACCCTCGTGAGGCTGCTTAAGAAATTTTTACCCAACACCCCATTTGCTGTTAAATGATAAAACTCCTTTAAAACAGATGAAAAAGGCGGAAAAAAGAACTGTCCAGGGAAGAAGTTAAAGCGCCCGACTATTTCCCATAATAAAAGGAAAACGAGAACTGGCAGCATGCCCCATATTGTCTGTAATCTGTCAGTTTTTTTCATCTTGAGAACCTTAAGTCGAGCAAATCTTTTGCGCTAAAACCTTTTCCGATGTAACCATGAGCTAATGCAAAGTCAATATTATTCTGAATTTCTGCCGCATCAATATCTGTGGAATGCTCTATCCTTTTCATTGATCTAAGCACTGTTTCCGGAGTTACTATGAGTTTTTCTACTCCTTCAGGTGCATCAGAAGGAGAGTTTTTATCCCCAGTAATTTGTAATTGTTTTGACATTATTAAGGCAGCCTCTTTAGGGTTCTTCTTTATCCAATCTATAGAGCTTTTGGTTATATGCACTATTTTTCTCACAATATCCGGATGATCTTTTATAAGCTCTTCTTTTACTATAAGTACGCTGCCCTGCATGTTGGGCCATATATCCTGACTGGTGACGAGCATTTTAAAACCACTGTCCTCTGCCATAGCAGGCCAATGCTCGCAATTAAAAAAAGCATCAAGCTTGCCCATCCTGATAGCCAGAATCTGTGTTGCCGGGTTCATCCTCTGAATCTTGTTCAATATCTTATCTCTGTCAAGATTATATTTTTCTATAGTCTTATGGATAATTGCATCTGCGGGTCCACCCACCTTATTGCAACCAATCCTTATATCGAGCTTTTCCAAATCTTTTACGGTTTTAACTTTAGATGGATTAACCGCCAAACCATAGCCGTGCTTATGCAATCCAGTTACAATCTTTATAGGGATTTTGGCATTGGCATACGCAGTGATGGCAGGCAATAAACAGATATAGGCAGCTTGTATGTCACCTCGTCCCAGAGCAGAGGCCAACGACATGCCTGTAACGTAGCTAAAAAATGTCGGTTTAATCCCCTCTTTCTCGAACCAGCCTTTTTCTTTTGCAATATAAGCGCTTACTGCATGATCAGTAAATTCAACTGCTATTTTTATTGGAAAGTCTTCTTTTGCATGGACCAGAGGACTCAACGCACACATCATAACTGCTATTATGGATATAAAAAAAATTCTTTTCATAGCTCCTCCTTGAACATTTATTAATTTCCAGATTTTATAGACTAAAATCATAAAAACCGATAGGTATTGCTTGTAGGCTATATTTATATCATTATTTAAAATATGCGTTATATACCATAGTATATAACGCTATGTCAATATATCTTGCCAAAAAGGTGTATACCTTCCTTTCTCCCCACCATAAAAACTAAAAGAGTTGGCAGAAGACAAAACCAACTCTTTCCTTACCAAATTGTATAAAAAAAGGTTGATTATTTTAAATTTTTACCTTGACAAACATTAATTATGAATATATATTCATAATGCAAAAGAAAAAATAAAAGGAAAGGATATGCCAAGACCGAGATGTAGAAGGATAATAGGCTTTTTACCCCAAACAAGTTACTTCAAGCCTGCAGGCATAAGGCTTGTGGACCTTGATGAAGTAGTTATACAACACGATGAGCTTGAAGCATTAAGGCTTAAAGACCTTTTGGGTGAACAACAGGAGGAGGCTGCAAAAAAGATGGAAGTCTCACAGCCTACCTTTCACAGACTCCTTCAATCTGCTCACCAAAAGATTGCTGATGCCCTTGTGAATGGAAAAGCCATAAGGATAGAAGGTGGTAATGTAATGGTGGAGACAGACCAATTTCCTCCCTGTGGCTGGAGAGAAAGGTGTAGATATGGAAGGACTTGGCAAAATCCAGAAAGTAGCATGGACTTAAAACTTCAGATAGGAGGTAATATGAAAATTGCCGTATCAAGTTTTGATGGTAATATTGACGGCCCTGTAGATGAACGTTTCGGAAGGAGCAGAAAGTTTATTATTTATGATGCCGAAAGTAAGAACCATACTGTTATGGACAACACAATGAACATGGGAGCTGCCCAGGGTGCAGGAATTCAGAGCGCACAGAACATAATAAATGCAGGTGCAAAGGTATTAATAAGTGGACATTTAGGGCCAAATGCATTTAGGGTGTTAAACACAGCAGGCGTAGAGGTCTTTACAACATCAGGCATGACCGTAAGACAGGCAATAGAGGCCTATATTGCAGGTAGACTCAATAAATTAAGTGGACCTGATGTGTCAGGCCACTGGTAAGAAAGGAGGTGTTTTTTATGCCAAGAGGTGATGGAACAGGACCAATGGGTATGGGTCCAGGAACAGGACGAGCAGGAGGTTACTGTGCGGGCTTTAGTATGCCAGGCTATATGAATCCTGTGCCAGGAAGGAGGTTTTTAGTAAGGCCTTGGGGTTTTGCAGGCAGAGGAAGGGGCTACAGACACTGGTTTTATGCCACAGGACTCCCTTTCTGGGCAAGATTTAACCCTAATATGTATGGACAACAGCCATTGTATGGACAGTATTCAGGATACAGCCCGCAGATTACCAAAGAAATGGAAATTGATTTTCTTAAAAGAGAGGCTGAAGACCTGGAAAATGCATTGAAGGAGATAAAGGATCGTCTGGAAAAGCTTGCAGAGGAAAAGTAACTGCAGGTGCGGGCAGAGATAGCGAGGTTTCTGCCCGCATCATAATCATGAAAGGAGACAAAGATGGCTAAAGGTTTTGGTCAGGGTAGCGGGAGAGGACAGGGAGGCACCGGTCAGGGTGCAAGAATGGGAAGAGGACAGGGAGGCACAGGCAAAGGCAGGATGGGGGGCAGAGGTGCAGGTCCTTCAGGAGAATGTGTATGCCCACAATGCGGAACACGAACACCCCATCAAAGAGGCATTCCATGTTTTGAACAGAAATGCCCGAATTGCAATACCCCAATGGTGCGAGCATAAAGGAATGATAACATGAGGATTGTATTTGCAAGTGGAAAGGGTGGCACGGGTAAAACCACTATAGCGGTGAATTTTGCCTTTTTTCTGGCATATTCCCAGCAAAAGGTTCAGTATCTTGACTGTGATGTGGAAGAACCAAATGGCCATATCTTTCTCAAACCAAAAATAGATGAAAGATTACCTGTAAAGGTCATGATACCTGTAATTAACCAGGAGGTATGCACATATTGTGGAGAGTGCAGTAGGCACTGCCAGTTTAATGCCCTTGTCACGCTTCCCAATAATGTTCTTCTATTTCCAGAATTGTGTCATGGTTGTGGTCTATGTTTGCGTATCTGCCCTGCATGTGCCATAACAGAAGGTGAAAGAGAGATAGGGTATATAGAAAAAGGCATGGCCTTAATGGGTATTGAGTTCGTAAGCGGTTTACTGAATATAGGAGAACCTATGGCAGGCCCTGTTATCCAGCAGGTTAAACACCACTATAATAATGATTGCGTCCAAATCATAGATGCACCCCCAGGGACATCTTGCCCTGTGGTGAAGACCATAATCGATGCCGATTGTGTGGTTATGGTAACAGAGCCAACACCCTTTGCCCTCCACGATTTAAAGATTGCCGTCTCTGTGGCGCAGACTCTTGGTAAACAAATTGGCATATTAATCAATAGGGAAAACGGTGAATTTAAACCCTTAAAAGAATACCTACTTGAGAATAATTTGCCAGTATTGGCAACAATCCCTGAAGATAGAGAAATTGCCCGGGTATATTCAGAGGGTAGTCTCCTTATGGAAAGACTTCCGCTTTATAAATATAATTTTATAGAGTTAAGCGAAAATATTAAAAAATTATTCGGGCAGAGAACATATGGGTGATCTTATGGTAGATATAAAGGAGGTTGTTATAGTAAGCGGAAAAGGTGGCACGGGTAAGACAACCCTTGCAGGTGCCCTCGTAAACCTCATGGAGGATAAGATTATTGCAGACTGTGACGTAGATGCTGCAAACCTCCACATAATAGTCACACCTGAAAAGGTAATGACTCAAAAAGATTTCACAGGCGGAAAAAAGGCAAGCATTGATTTGAAAAGGTGCACCCAGTGCAATATATGCAGAGATATCTGCAAATATGATGCAATAACAAAAGATTACATTGTGGATAAGGTATTATGTGAAGGTTGCGGTGCATGTTATTTTCTCTGTCCTGCCAGGGCAGTGGAGTTCACGCCATCACTTTCAGGTTATTGTTATACCTGTTCCACCACTCATAAAGAGATATTTGTCTATGCAGAATTGCTCCCCGGAGAAGAAAACTCAGGGAAGCTCGTTGCAACTGTAAGGAATATGGCAAGGGAAGAGGCACAAAAGGCCAATAAAAAATTGATACTTATCGATGGGCCCCCTGGAATAGGCTGTCCTGTTATTTCAAGCTTAACAGGGACGCACCTTGCTCTAATAGTAACAGAGCCAACACCATCAGGCTTCCATGACTTAAAGCGTGTTGTTGAGCTTGCCCATCACTTTCAAATAAAGACTGCCATTGTGGTAAATAAGGGAGACATAAACATTAAATATGTGGATGATATGAAAAAATACTGTTATGATAATGGTATTATATATATCGGTGAGATACCTTATGAAACAAAGATCACAGAGGCACAGAGAAACATGAAGACCATACTTGAGTTTGACCCTGACTGTCATGCAAGCATGGCAATAAAGGAGATACATAAAAGACTACAATCAATTTTGGAGGAGATATGAGTTCTGAAAAATTAAATGAAGATGCATTGCTTCAAAACAAATTAGATAAGATTCGTCACACCTATATAGTCCTTTCTGGAAAAGGCGGGGTGGGTAAAAGCACAGTGGCAGTGAACCTTGCCTTAAGTCTATCCTTAAGGGGATTAAGGACTGGGATACTCGATGTGGATATACATGGCCCGAGTGTCCCAAAACTTCTCGGCCTTACAGGCATGAGGGCAGGTGTATCAGACGAAGAGATTATACCCATAGAGATCTACGGACAAATAAAGGTAGTATCCATAGGTCTTTTAATAAGCAGCAATGAACAGGCTGTAATCTGGAGAGGGCCCCTTAAGGCAAATGTAATAAGACAGTTTGTCCAGAACGTTGCATGGGGTGAACTTGATGCCCTGGTGGTAGACTGTCCTCCTGGAACAGGTGATGAGCCACTATCCATTGCTCAACTTGTTGGGAAAAAGGCAAGCGCCATAATTGTAACAACACCACAGCTCGTTGCCACCATTGATGTGGAAAAATGTATAACCTTCTGTAGACAGCTTGAACTACCCATAGCAGGCATAATAGAGAATATGAGTGGTTTTGTCTGTCCTCACTGCGGTAAAGAGGTTGATATCTTTTCTTCCGGCGGCGGCCAAAACCTTGCAATTGCCTATAATGTTCCTTTCCTGGGCAGCATACCCCTTGATCCGGACATTGTAAAAAGTGGAGATGCAGAAAGGCCTTATATCTACTTCTATCCCCAGACAAAGACCGCCCAGAGGTTTGACGAAATAGTAGAAAAAATTACAAGCATAAAGGAGATTTGGCAGGCTTCTGGAGGAGACAACATAACGGTTGCTAATATAACCGTTGATAAAGAAAAAATAGACAACAAGGAAGATGGAGGTAATGGTATTATGAGGTTTGCAGTGCCTACATATGGAGGAAAATTATGTGCCCATTTTGGCCACTGTGAGGCCTTTGCATTGATTGATACAGATGCAAAAGGTGAGATAGTCAGTGAGAACCATATAACTCCGCCTCCCCATGAACCAGGTTTACTTCCCAGATGGCTATCTGAAAAGGGAGTCAATTGTGTTATAGCAGGCG
Proteins encoded in this window:
- a CDS encoding iron-sulfur cluster carrier protein MrpORP; this translates as MSSEKLNEDALLQNKLDKIRHTYIVLSGKGGVGKSTVAVNLALSLSLRGLRTGILDVDIHGPSVPKLLGLTGMRAGVSDEEIIPIEIYGQIKVVSIGLLISSNEQAVIWRGPLKANVIRQFVQNVAWGELDALVVDCPPGTGDEPLSIAQLVGKKASAIIVTTPQLVATIDVEKCITFCRQLELPIAGIIENMSGFVCPHCGKEVDIFSSGGGQNLAIAYNVPFLGSIPLDPDIVKSGDAERPYIYFYPQTKTAQRFDEIVEKITSIKEIWQASGGDNITVANITVDKEKIDNKEDGGNGIMRFAVPTYGGKLCAHFGHCEAFALIDTDAKGEIVSENHITPPPHEPGLLPRWLSEKGVNCVIAGGMGSRAQQLFAQQGVKVITGAQGEDPKELVEQYLKGLLKTGANTCDH
- a CDS encoding ABC transporter ATP-binding protein produces the protein MPDIRLVNVSKHICRDLNLTINDGEIFVIVGSTGAGKTTLLNIIAGVTNYSGNVFIGDVCVDKISPKKRGVGYLFQGLALFPHMTVESNISFGLKTMGLEEDVIKNRVDSLMEMVRIKHLSGRFPHMLSGGEKKRVALARSLAPSPQILLLDEPTSSLDHQTAKYLRNELMVILRKLRITTVYITHDLREAGEIADRIAFISDGRIEQVSTPKEFFFNPKNDCVSQFVGMPNIIECTSSRILASGLVEVISDKMKMVLPYDGSDIKKIAIPPEDIYISDIMPPGPALNRFIGIVEKITKLNSTVRVRVSIGKNNLLAELPENAFDELSIEEGKEVYVVIKLRRLRYIES
- a CDS encoding ATP-binding protein, coding for MRIVFASGKGGTGKTTIAVNFAFFLAYSQQKVQYLDCDVEEPNGHIFLKPKIDERLPVKVMIPVINQEVCTYCGECSRHCQFNALVTLPNNVLLFPELCHGCGLCLRICPACAITEGEREIGYIEKGMALMGIEFVSGLLNIGEPMAGPVIQQVKHHYNNDCVQIIDAPPGTSCPVVKTIIDADCVVMVTEPTPFALHDLKIAVSVAQTLGKQIGILINRENGEFKPLKEYLLENNLPVLATIPEDREIARVYSEGSLLMERLPLYKYNFIELSENIKKLFGQRTYG
- a CDS encoding ABC transporter permease; amino-acid sequence: MKKTDRLQTIWGMLPVLVFLLLWEIVGRFNFFPGQFFFPPFSSVLKEFYHLTANGVLGKNFLSSLTRVLIGLITGSITGIAVGILMGWKDIVNKALNPIISLLYPIPALGWLPLLMLWIGINEMLPITIIFICSFFPVVYNTTTGIKNVDKRYIYAAETLGASNMRILFKVVVPLALPNIFTGLKLEAGMSWRVLVAAEMVAIPTGIGALLMQAESLVRVDIIMVCLIVLSIMCLIFEKIFTLAERYLVGKWSNYA
- a CDS encoding ABC transporter substrate-binding protein; the encoded protein is MKRIFFISIIAVMMCALSPLVHAKEDFPIKIAVEFTDHAVSAYIAKEKGWFEKEGIKPTFFSYVTGMSLASALGRGDIQAAYICLLPAITAYANAKIPIKIVTGLHKHGYGLAVNPSKVKTVKDLEKLDIRIGCNKVGGPADAIIHKTIEKYNLDRDKILNKIQRMNPATQILAIRMGKLDAFFNCEHWPAMAEDSGFKMLVTSQDIWPNMQGSVLIVKEELIKDHPDIVRKIVHITKSSIDWIKKNPKEAALIMSKQLQITGDKNSPSDAPEGVEKLIVTPETVLRSMKRIEHSTDIDAAEIQNNIDFALAHGYIGKGFSAKDLLDLRFSR
- a CDS encoding DUF134 domain-containing protein, which gives rise to MPRPRCRRIIGFLPQTSYFKPAGIRLVDLDEVVIQHDELEALRLKDLLGEQQEEAAKKMEVSQPTFHRLLQSAHQKIADALVNGKAIRIEGGNVMVETDQFPPCGWRERCRYGRTWQNPESSMDLKLQIGGNMKIAVSSFDGNIDGPVDERFGRSRKFIIYDAESKNHTVMDNTMNMGAAQGAGIQSAQNIINAGAKVLISGHLGPNAFRVLNTAGVEVFTTSGMTVRQAIEAYIAGRLNKLSGPDVSGHW
- a CDS encoding DUF5320 domain-containing protein, translated to MPRGDGTGPMGMGPGTGRAGGYCAGFSMPGYMNPVPGRRFLVRPWGFAGRGRGYRHWFYATGLPFWARFNPNMYGQQPLYGQYSGYSPQITKEMEIDFLKREAEDLENALKEIKDRLEKLAEEK
- a CDS encoding DUF2703 domain-containing protein; the encoded protein is MDKKVIIELFRYEKNGTTCCRCSESTDLVRKVVKEFQAENPYIHVELKEISLNEDSIDKSNTVRINGKDIMDILEKKQRVLTKCPSCSDLIGKETNCNSYVYKGKIYDSLPEEMLREALYLKVFGSYTFDSSER
- a CDS encoding ATP-binding protein; amino-acid sequence: MVDIKEVVIVSGKGGTGKTTLAGALVNLMEDKIIADCDVDAANLHIIVTPEKVMTQKDFTGGKKASIDLKRCTQCNICRDICKYDAITKDYIVDKVLCEGCGACYFLCPARAVEFTPSLSGYCYTCSTTHKEIFVYAELLPGEENSGKLVATVRNMAREEAQKANKKLILIDGPPGIGCPVISSLTGTHLALIVTEPTPSGFHDLKRVVELAHHFQIKTAIVVNKGDINIKYVDDMKKYCYDNGIIYIGEIPYETKITEAQRNMKTILEFDPDCHASMAIKEIHKRLQSILEEI